The following proteins come from a genomic window of Anopheles ziemanni chromosome 3, idAnoZiCoDA_A2_x.2, whole genome shotgun sequence:
- the LOC131288657 gene encoding fasciculation and elongation protein zeta-2 encodes MRDLANKMAELKFEAPLAQFEESDEWGPVEYQSSNGGSTNNKVVAISDTLNLNNLKESLRSVDGLSPQQQLQQKDDDLNELNDNLLLGDDTVRGDDTTNTTNSATTANNNNNIKVGPLKDNVDFAEAFTGSLEDLVNTFDEKITKCFGNYEQSVEELAPVQVRSQEEIMNECQMWWTITGNFGNILPIDWSKTYARQMHVPALKLGMRKPGTPDDELLQDLSSEDEAVANDLDMHALILGGLHADNEPIKTADEVIKEIDDIMDETGSEDGQLESEVIEKAKEVLGSPLYEEKLRSLSITQLNELYMEMEVLIREFSETLISELALRDELEYEKELKNTFISLLLAVQNRRRQYHVEKKKGKAAGKGSAGMDPKYLTTVIPYQLNSTPDNQTLQVLIKILKAINEDSPTVPTLLTDYILKVLCPT; translated from the exons ATGCGGGACCTGGCTAATAAGATGGCTGAACTCAAATTCGAGGCACCACTGGCACAGTTCGAGGAGAGCGACGAATGGGGCCCGGTCGAGTACCAGTCGTCGAATGGCGGGagcaccaacaacaaggtgGTCGCCATCAGTGACACCCTAAATCTGAACAATCTGAAAGAGTCACTCCGTTCCGTGGACGGCCTCAgcccgcagcagcagctgcagcaaaaGGACGACGATTTGAACGAGCTGAATGACAACCTGCTGCTGGGGGATGACACCGTGCGTGGCGATGATACGACCAACACGACCAACAGCGCGACCACCGcgaacaacaataacaacatcaAAGTAGGCCCGCTCAAGGATAACGTAGACTTTGCGGAAGCGTTCACCGGCAGCCTGGAGGACCTGGTCAATACGTTCGACGAGAAAATTACCAAATGCTTCGGCAACTACGAGCAGTCGGTGGAGGAGCTGGCTCCGGTGCAGGTTCGCTCGCAGGAGGAAATCATGAACGAATGCCA AATGTGGTGGACCATTACCGGCAACTTTGGCAATATTCTCCCGATCGACTGGTCGAAGACGTACGCTCGACAGATGCACGTGCCGGCACTGAAGCTTGGAATGCGTAAACCGGGCACTCCGGATGATGAGCTGCTGCAGGACCTGAGCTCGGAGGACGAAGCGGTCGCGAACGATCTAGACATGCACGCGCTTATTCTCGGCGGTTTGCACGCGGACAACGAACCGATCAAAACGGCCGACGAAGTGATCAAGGAGATCGATGATATTATGGACGAGACCGGCTCGGAGGATGGCCAGCTGGAGAGTGAAGTGATTGAAAAGGCAAAGGAGGTCCTCGGATCACCGTTGTACGAAGAGA AATTACGCTCCCTGTCGATTACCCAGCTCAACGAGCTGTACATGGAGATGGAGGTGCTGATTCGCGAGTTCTCCGAAACTCTCATCTCCGAGCTGGCCCTGCGTGACGAGCTCGAGTACGAGAAGGAGCTGAAAAATACGTTCATCTCCCTACTGCTGGCCGTACAAAACCGTCGTCGTCAGTATCACGTGGAAAAGAAGAAGGGAAAAGCGGCCGGGAAAGGCTCGGCCG GCATGGATCCTAAGTATCTCACCACAGTCATTCCCTATCAGCTGAACAGCACACCGGATAACCAAACACTTCAGGTCCTGATAAAAA TACTCAAAGCCATTAACGAAGACAGCCCAACCGTTCCTACGCTCCTGACGGACTACATCCTGAAGGTGCTCTGTCCGACGTAA